Within Kiritimatiellia bacterium, the genomic segment GGACGGCGCGCTGGATGCCTATTCCTTCCCGAGGCTGGAGACCGCCTTGAGCAAGCTCCGCGAACAGCACCGGAAACGGGTCGTCCTCGCTTGCGGCGGTCGGGACTACATCAGCCGCGCGGCGCTGCGCACGCTCCGCGGGTTCGCCC encodes:
- a CDS encoding STAS domain-containing protein produces the protein MRECIIQTEQRDDLDILHLDGALDAYSFPRLETALSKLREQHRKRVVLACGGRDYISRAALRTLRGFA